The following are encoded in a window of Rubellicoccus peritrichatus genomic DNA:
- a CDS encoding (d)CMP kinase: MSDFRTKFLTVGIDGGAATGKSSTSRRVAAIYKLLHVDTGSHYRALAAGLIAAGVSPESQEAIESYTQKLALDTVIESGSAHIVVDGVRPADEDLRSDAVNANVSKFAAVPAVREALRDYQRSQRELAHQKAFDGLIVEGRDIGSVIFPDADLLFFLEADEATRAKRRAAEGQQDAVAERDKMDATRKTAPLTCPQNAERIDTGSNSLEEVVALIGSRIDAKRIKV, encoded by the coding sequence GTGAGTGATTTCAGAACAAAGTTCCTAACAGTTGGTATTGATGGAGGTGCAGCTACAGGCAAGTCGTCAACTTCACGTCGAGTTGCAGCTATATACAAGCTTTTGCATGTAGACACAGGATCACACTATCGAGCTCTGGCAGCAGGCTTAATTGCAGCAGGTGTCAGTCCTGAATCTCAAGAAGCAATTGAAAGTTACACTCAAAAACTGGCATTGGATACCGTAATCGAATCCGGTTCGGCTCACATCGTGGTTGATGGAGTCCGTCCAGCAGATGAAGATTTACGCTCAGATGCGGTGAACGCCAATGTCTCAAAATTCGCAGCCGTGCCTGCAGTTCGAGAAGCCCTGCGTGACTATCAACGCTCACAACGAGAATTGGCCCACCAAAAAGCATTTGACGGCCTCATTGTCGAAGGTCGCGATATTGGATCTGTCATTTTCCCTGACGCCGATCTGCTCTTCTTCCTGGAGGCAGATGAGGCAACCCGCGCAAAACGTAGAGCAGCAGAAGGTCAACAAGATGCCGTCGCCGAGCGTGACAAAATGGATGCCACGAGAAAAACAGCTCCCCTAACCTGTCCGCAAAATGCCGAGCGCATTGACACAGGCAGCAATTCGCTCGAAGAAGTCGTGGCTTTGATCGGGAGTCGCATAGATGCTAAACGCATCAAAGTATGA
- the hemG gene encoding protoporphyrinogen oxidase: protein MPSVAIIGAGISGLTAAYELKKAGWQVRILESSDRIGGAIQSQLDKGFLIEGGPNTMMVHSQETLDFLVEIGLEDTILEPNSTSNKRFIVRNGKPQAIPMSPLSAITTPLFSPAGKLRLLGDVFVRKSNNLVEESVAAFVSRRVGPEFLDYAINPFVGGIFAGDPKRLSLQHAFPRMAALEKEHGSLILGAIAKMRSKRAAKKAGTPSFKPRMLSFQNGMHMLPTALEKKLSENITRGVELKEIKKSNQWNLSWSYKDGYENDHFDHVIVTAPAFKIEKLPLPAQLKKDLSVLSEIPHPPVSSLYLGYRREQVKHPLDGFGVLIPEVEKRKVLGALFSSSLFENRAPEGHVGLTVFIGGSRQPDLAKKPKETLTEIAHNDLKNLLDLSGAPQFVKHTYWPQAIPQYTLGYDRYLNAIAQAEKEFSELHFIGNYRNGISVAQCLENGRKCGIEIADSIGR from the coding sequence ATGCCATCCGTAGCTATTATTGGTGCTGGGATTTCAGGCCTGACTGCAGCCTATGAGTTGAAAAAAGCTGGATGGCAGGTTCGCATTCTGGAATCGAGTGATCGAATTGGCGGAGCAATCCAAAGCCAACTCGATAAAGGTTTCCTCATCGAAGGCGGTCCCAATACCATGATGGTTCATTCGCAGGAAACTCTTGATTTCCTAGTCGAAATTGGTCTGGAAGATACGATTCTGGAACCAAACTCAACCAGTAATAAACGCTTTATCGTGCGCAATGGTAAACCTCAGGCGATACCAATGAGTCCGTTGAGCGCAATAACGACTCCACTATTTTCGCCAGCTGGGAAACTCCGACTACTTGGTGATGTCTTTGTTAGGAAATCTAACAATCTGGTTGAAGAATCTGTTGCTGCATTTGTATCAAGACGAGTCGGGCCTGAATTTCTTGATTATGCAATCAATCCATTCGTTGGCGGTATCTTTGCAGGAGACCCAAAGCGATTGTCACTTCAGCATGCTTTCCCACGGATGGCAGCTTTGGAGAAAGAGCATGGTTCACTGATACTTGGTGCAATTGCTAAGATGAGGTCTAAGCGAGCTGCAAAGAAAGCTGGAACACCTTCTTTCAAACCACGGATGCTGTCTTTTCAAAATGGAATGCATATGCTTCCAACTGCATTAGAGAAAAAACTCTCTGAGAATATTACCCGAGGAGTTGAGCTCAAAGAAATTAAAAAAAGTAATCAATGGAATCTGAGCTGGAGTTATAAAGATGGTTACGAAAACGATCATTTTGATCATGTGATCGTCACCGCACCTGCCTTTAAGATCGAAAAGTTACCACTACCCGCTCAACTCAAAAAAGATTTATCAGTACTATCTGAGATACCACACCCTCCAGTTAGTTCACTTTATTTAGGTTATCGTAGGGAACAAGTTAAACATCCATTGGATGGGTTCGGAGTCTTGATACCCGAAGTGGAAAAACGAAAAGTCCTTGGTGCACTGTTTTCATCCAGTCTTTTTGAGAATCGAGCCCCCGAAGGCCACGTGGGCCTTACAGTGTTCATTGGTGGTTCAAGACAGCCTGATCTAGCAAAAAAGCCAAAGGAAACCCTAACTGAGATAGCTCATAACGATCTGAAAAATTTGCTTGATCTGTCAGGCGCTCCTCAATTCGTAAAGCACACTTATTGGCCGCAAGCAATTCCGCAATATACACTCGGTTATGACCGTTATCTCAACGCAATCGCTCAGGCGGAAAAAGAGTTCTCTGAACTGCACTTCATTGGAAACTATAGAAATGGCATCTCAGTTGCACAATGCCTGGAAAATGGCAGAAAGTGCGGAATAGAAATCGCCGACTCAATCGGTAGGTAA